The genomic interval TCTTTTTCAATGATTCCAAACACCTCTCCAAAAACGCTCTGGAAAATCTTTTTCTCGATCTGTGGCTGGGGAATCGGCTATTTTGGACAGCCCCATATCGTCACCAAGTTTATGGGAATTCGCAAGGTTTCTCATATCAAAAAATCGATGGCTGTTGGAATGTCTTGGCAGGTCATCGCTCTTAGTAGCGCCACCCTCATCGGTCTTATTGGGATCGCCTATTTTCCAGGAGGGCTTGCCAATACAGAGCTTGTCTTTGTCAAAATGGTAAAAGACATTTTTCCCCCTTTTATCATAGCCCTTATCTTGTGTGGAATCCTTGGTGCAACCATCTCAACAATGGACTCTCAAATTCTTGTCTTAGCATCGAGTTTGTCCGAAGATTTTTACAAAAAGATCTTCCACAAAGATGCGTCGCCTAAACACCTTTTGTGGGTCTCTCGCTTCTTTGTCCTCTTGGTAACCGCCTTTGCCTTTTCCATCGCCTTCTTTAAGATCAGCACGATTTACTCTCTTGTCTTTTTTGCTTGGTCGGGGCTGGGTTCCGCTTTTGGTCCCCTTCTCCTCTTTAGCCTCTACTCGAAAAAAGCCAATAAGTATGGCGCCTGGGGAGGAATTATTGTGGGTGGAGCGGTCTCTTTAATTTGGCCCCTCTATAGCAAACAATTTCCGATCGATATTCCCACCCTTGTTCCTGGATTTTTATTGAGTAGTTTTGCTATCTTCGTCCTATCGCACATTACCCGTAGGCATCATGAAAAAACTCAACATCATTCTCACTAATGACGATGGAATTTCCTCAAAAGGGCTTTACACCCTTTGGGAAGCACTCAAAGAGATCGCTAACCTCACAATCGTTGCACCGATGAAACAGCAGTCAGGCAAAGCCATGAGCGTCACCTACTACGGCCCCCTCAAAGTTCATCAGGTAGAAACCTTTGGAGACTCTGCCGCCTGGAAGGTGGAAGGGACACCAGCCGATTGTGTGAAAGTAGCGCTCGGGGGTCTTGCCGACTCTCCCCCTGACCTCATCGTATCGGGAATCAACCATGGGGCCAACGCGGGGCGAAGTATCCTCTATAGTGGGACCGCAGGATGTGTTATTCAAGGGATCCTTCAAGGAATTCCAGGGATTGCCTTTTCCTATACCTGCGAAAAAACAGAAGAGTTCCCTCAAGTGAAACCCTATATCGCCCCCATCGTAGACTATATCGTCAATCATCCTTTAAGAGAGGGAACCTTCCTCAATGTAAACTTCCCCAACAAAACGATTCAAGGGGTGAAGATGGCGCGGCAAGGGCGAGCCTTTTGGCTAGAAGCGCCACGGAAAGAGCTCCATGAAGAGGGGCATCTTGAGTTTTATCTTGAAGAGATCGGCCATGACCATGATGAGCACCCAGAAAGTGACATCGCCCTTTTAAAGGCGGGCTTTGCCACAGCGGTGCCGATCCATATCAATGAGCTGACCGACCAAGCCCACTTCGACAACTACAAAGACCATTTTGAACAAAGCATCAGAGCGTGAACCGAGAACGTGAAGTGTTTTAGCTGGTAAAAAGATTTAACGCTTAACCGGTATCAAGCATCCAAAAAACTATATATAGATCCGACGGGGCTGGCGCCCTTCGGACTTGAAGTTCGCTGGGGAAGAAAAAAACAAAACTCCCCAGCGAACGGACACGGCTTCGAAGCCGGAGGCGGAGAAAAGCCGTGCCGTGAGCTGCCCGCGGCTTCGAGATGGCTGTGCAAAATCGGTCCGACCGAGTGGGTGGATCAGTGCTTCGCACGGCCCCCCGAGGA from Candidatus Neptunochlamydia vexilliferae carries:
- the surE gene encoding 5'/3'-nucleotidase SurE — encoded protein: MKKLNIILTNDDGISSKGLYTLWEALKEIANLTIVAPMKQQSGKAMSVTYYGPLKVHQVETFGDSAAWKVEGTPADCVKVALGGLADSPPDLIVSGINHGANAGRSILYSGTAGCVIQGILQGIPGIAFSYTCEKTEEFPQVKPYIAPIVDYIVNHPLREGTFLNVNFPNKTIQGVKMARQGRAFWLEAPRKELHEEGHLEFYLEEIGHDHDEHPESDIALLKAGFATAVPIHINELTDQAHFDNYKDHFEQSIRA
- a CDS encoding sodium:solute symporter family transporter, producing MIKPELLAIGIYVAILFGIGFASYRKQQTATDFIIGGRSLNYWLTAIAAHASDMSSWLFMGFPAVIFTGGLFNSWFAVGLCLFMFLNWLFVAPRVRVKTEEYNSLTFSSFFESRFHDTSGMIRIFTAIISLIFYTIYISAGIVGLGILVDSLFGIDYHLAISVGIVVVVPYLFIGGYTTLAWIDLFQGFFLLLAIVAVPVIAMPKVGGFAGIQEALTTHGLSFSMIPNTSPKTLWKIFFSICGWGIGYFGQPHIVTKFMGIRKVSHIKKSMAVGMSWQVIALSSATLIGLIGIAYFPGGLANTELVFVKMVKDIFPPFIIALILCGILGATISTMDSQILVLASSLSEDFYKKIFHKDASPKHLLWVSRFFVLLVTAFAFSIAFFKISTIYSLVFFAWSGLGSAFGPLLLFSLYSKKANKYGAWGGIIVGGAVSLIWPLYSKQFPIDIPTLVPGFLLSSFAIFVLSHITRRHHEKTQHHSH